ACGATCAGCCTCTACATGGCGCGCAGCGTCGCCGACGAGGTCGCCAACGCCCTGATATCACACGGCCTTTCACCCGATACCCCGGTCGCCGCGGTCGAGAACGCTTGCCGGCCACACCAGCGGCGGTTCTTCGGGCGCCTGGACCGGCTGCCGGCGCTGGCGGGGCGGGGCGACGTCACCGGGCCGGTGGTCATCTTCGTCGGCCGCGCGGTGGCCGAAGGCGACTGGGCCGACGCCGAAAGCTTCGCGGCAAAGGCCGCCCTGGCGGCGTAGAACGGATACGAGGAGGACGATAATGGCATATGCAAGCAATTTTCGCGTCCTGACCGCAAACCGCCTGGCCGACGGCCGCGTCGTCTATCTCGGCGATCGCGACTGGACCGTCGATCTCGGCGCGGCGCGGCTGGTGCAGACCAACGCCGATGCCGAGGTCGCCGAGCGGGCCGGCCGCGAGGCTGTGGCGGCGCGGCTGGTGGTAGAGCCCTACCTGATCGACGTCGAGGCGGAGGATCGCGGCGTCCAGCCGGTGCGGCTGCGCGAGCGCATCCGCGCCGGCGGCCCGACGACGGGCAATGCGGTGGCAGGCAACGCGGCGACGGGTGCCGCGCGGGAAACGGCCTGAGGGCCACCACGATACCGGACCGGACGGCCGCGGTGGCGGTGTCCCGATCGGCATCGGTGCAAACGGCAGACCTCCAAGAGCGAAGAAAACCATGTACCGCTACGACGAATTCGACCACGCCTTCGTGCGCGACCGGCTGGAGCAGTTCCGCGACCAGGTTAACCGGCGTCTCGCCGGGGACCTCACCGAGGAGCAGTTCAAGCCGCTGCGGCTGATGAACGGCGTCTATCTACAGCTCCACGCCTACATGCTCAGGATCGCCATTCCCTATGGCACCCTGTCGGCCCGTCAGCTGCGCAAGCTCGCCCATGTCGCGCGTACCTACGACAAGGGCTACGGCCACTTCACCACGCGCCAGAACCTGCAGCTCCATTGGCCGAGGCTCGAGGACATCCCGACGATCCTGGAGGAGCTGGCGGAGGTCGAGATGCATGCGATCCAGACCTCGGGCAACTGCATCCGCAACGTCACCACCGATCACTTCGCCGGTGCGGCCGCCGACGAGGTCGCCGATCCGCGCCCGTGGGCCGAGATCGTGCGGCAATGGTCGTCGCTGCATCCGGAATTCTCGTTCCTGCCGCGCAAGTTCAAGGTGGCGGTGACGGCGGCGGCGCGCGACCGCGCGGCGATCCGCGTCCACGACATCGGGCTGGAGCTGCGGCGCGGACCGGACGGAGGCATCGGGTTTCGCGTCTTCGTCGGCGGCGGCCTGGGCCGCACGCCGATGGTCGGCCGGGAAATCCGCGATTTCGTGCCGGAGAACGCGCTGCTCGCCTATCTCGAGGCGATATTGCGCGTCTACAACCGCTATGGCCGGCGCGACAACAAGTTCAAGGCGCGGATCAAGATCCTCGTGCACGAGCGCGGCATCGAGGAGATCCGCGCGGGCGTGGAGGCCGAGTTCGAGACCCTGCGCGGCGGCGCCCTCGACGTGCCGGCGGAGGCGCGCGAGCGGATCGCGGCCTATTTCGCCCCGCCGGCCTTCGCCGACCTGCCGGCCAGGAGCGCGGCGCTGGAAGCGGCCTGGAAGGCCGATCCGACGTTCGGGCGCTGGATCGCGCGCAACACCCATCCGCACAAGGTGCCCGGCTACGTCTCGGCGACGATCTCGCTGAAGCCCGTCGGCGGCGTGCCGGGGGACGCGACCGCGGCGCAGATGGACGCCGTCGCCGACCTCGCCGAACGGTACGGGTTCGACGAGATCCGGGTGAGCCACGAGCAGAACCTGATCCTGCCGCATGTCCGCAAGGACGACCTGCGCGCGGTCTATGACGGCCTCGTCGCGGCGGGACTGGCCACCGGCAACGCCGGGTTCGCCACTGACATCATCGCGTGCCCCGGCCTCGACTATTGCGCGCTCGCCAACGCCCGGTCGATCCCCATCGCCCAGCGGCTGTCCGAACGCTTCGCCGACGCCGACCGGCAGGCGGAGATCGGCGACCTCAGCCTGAAGATCTCGGGCTGCATCAACGCCTGCGGCCACCATCACGTCGGCCACATCGGCATTCTCGGTGTCGACCGGAAAGGCGAGGAATTCTACCAGATCACGCTGGGCGGCGCCCCCGGGGGCGAGATTGCCGGTGCCGGGAGCGGGGTTGGCGAGAGCGGGGGTGCCGAGATCGGGGGGGCGGACGCCGCCATAGGCGAGATCGTCGGCAAGGGCTTTTCCGCCGACGATGTCGTCGATGCCGTGGAGACCATCGTCGACACCTATCTGACGCTGCGCGAGGGCCGCGAGGAAACCTTCCTGGCCGCCTGGCGCCGCCTCGGCAACGCACCGTTCCAGGAGGCGCTCTATGGTGGACGATCCTAACCCCGAGCAGGCGTCGGGCGGGCGTAATGGGGCCACACCTGGCCGCGCCGCCTGGCCCGAGGCGGCGTCGCTCGAAGCGGCAGCGCTCGATCGGCTTTTCGCCGGCGCCAGCGCCGAGGACCTGATCGCCTATGCCGTCAGGGACCTGGCGCCGGGGCGGGCGGCGGTGGTGTCGTCGTTCGGCGCGGATTCGGTGGTGCTCCTGCACCTCGTCTCCAGGGTGGCACCGGACACGCCGGTGCTCTTCATCGATACGGCCAAGCATTTTGCCGAAACGCTCGCCTATCGCGACACGCTCGCCGAACGGCTGGGCCTCGTCGACATTCGCTCGGTGACGCCGCAGCCCGGGCGGCTCGCGGCCCTCGATCCCGATGGCGATCTCCACCGCCGCGACGCCGACCTGTGCTGCCGTATCCGCAAGCAGGAACCGCTGGAGACCGCGCTTGCCGGCTTCGACCTCTGGATCAACGGACGCCGGCGCGATCAGACCGCCGATCGCGAGGCGATGCCCCTGGTGGAGCGCGACGGCGACCGGCTGAAGATCAATCCGCTGGCGGGCTGGGCGGCGTCCGAGATCGCCGCCTATCGCACGATCCACGCGCTGCCGCGGCATCCGCTTTCTGCCAAAGGATACTTGTCGGTCGGCTGCGCGCCGTGCACCAGCCCGGTCGCCGACGACGAGGACGCCCGGGCCGGGCGCTGGCGCGGGCGGGACAAGACGGAGTGCGGCATCCATATCGCCCGCAACGGCGAGACGGTGCGCGTGCTGCGGCCGGTGCGAGGCAGAGGACAGGACGGAGACGGAGTGCCGGGGCACAAATCATGACGACAATCGAAATCTGGACCCGAGAGGGATTTGTGGCGGACCGCTTTCGCCGCCTGGGCGACGACGAGGCGCTGCCGGAGACCGGCTCCGTACTGGTTCCGGCGTCGCGCTGGCAAGGCCTCGAGGGGGGCGAACATCGCGATGGCTGCGAGATCGGCGTCGAGCTGTTGCCCGAGGATCCGGTGGAGGACCTTGTGCCGCACCGGGAGCGGATCGCGATGATCGCGCTCAATTTTCCTGCCTTTACGGACGGTCGGGCCTATTCGAGTGCCCGTTTGCTGCGCGAACGCTTCGGTTTCACCCGGGAAATCCGGGCGACGGGCGACATCTTGCTCGACCAGATTCCGTTCATGCTGCGTTGCGGATTTTCCGCCTTTGCCATAAGTCACGGTCCGACTCGCCGCGCACTCGCGGACGGGCATTGGCCCGAAGTGCCGATCTACCTGCAGCCCGTCGGGCGGCAGGAGGCGCCGGGCACCCGGCCGTGGATGCGTCTCAGCCGCTAGTGCTCCGTATCCGAAGTTCGACACAATGTTCAGCAGCTTCCGTACGAACGCCGGTTTAGACAAGGACACCAGCCAGTTTGTGTTTCTGGTGTGGTTTTCGGGTCTGACGTCCGTCGCCTGGTCCGCTGAACGCGATGTGACGACCGTCAAATCCACCACTCGACCGAAGGCAAATTGATTTCATGACGGACACCATTTCCACCGACGTCGCCATCATCGGGGCCGGGCCGGTCGGCCTGTTCGCCGTGTTCGAGCTCGGCCTGCTCGACATGAAGTGCCACTTGATCGACATCCTCGACAAGCCGGGCGGCCAGTGCGCCGAGCTGTATCCGGAAAAGCCGATCTACGATATTCCCGCCTGGCCGGTGATCTCCGGGCAGGAACTGACGGACAAGCTTATGGAGCAGATCGAGCCGTTCGGCCCGACCTTCCATTACGGCCACATGGTGGAGAGGCTGGAGCGGCTGCCGGACGGCGGCTTCCGCGTCGGCACCGACCAGGGACTGGTCATCGAGGCGAAGGTGGTGGTGATCGCCGCCGGCGGCGGCAGCTTCCAGCCCAAGCGCCCGCCGATCGGCGGCATTGAGGCCTACGAGGGCACCTCGGTGTTCTACTCGGTGCGGCAGATGGAGGCGTTCCGCGACGCCAACCTGGTGATCGTCGGCGGCGGCGACTCCGCCCTCGACTGGACGCTGAGCCTGCAGCCGATCGCCAGGCGCGTCACCCTGATCCACCGCCGCGACGCCTTCCGGGCGGCGCCGGACTCGGTCAACAAGATGCGCGCGCTGGTGGAGGCCGGCGAGATGGACCTGGTGCTCGGCCAGGTGACGGACCTGAAGGGCGAGAGCGGCCAGCTCCGCGAGATCACCGTCACCGACCTGGAAAAGGCCGAACGGGTGATCGCCTGCGACCGGATGCTGCCGTTCTTCGGCCTGACCATGAAGCTCGGGCCGGTGGCCGACTGGGGCATCAATCTGCACGAGAACCTGATCCCGGTGGACACCGAGAAGTTCGAGACCTCGGAGCCGGGCATCTTCGCCATCGGCGACATCAACTGGTATCCGGGCAAGCTGAAGCTGATCCTGTCGGGCTTCCACGAGGGGGCGCTAATGGCGCAGGCCGCCTACCGGATCGTCTATCCGGACAAGCGGCTGGTGTTCCAGTACACCACGTCGTCGACCAGCCTGCAGAAGAAGCTGGGCGTCGCGGGCTGAGTCCGGCCGCGGTTCCGGCCCCCCCTCCATCCGGCACGCGTTGCCCGGGGCACGCCCGGGCATGACGCGGGACTGGTGAGGCAGGGCGATGCGGCCTGTGGAGTCCCGCCTTCGCGGGACTGCGCGGAGGGGGAGAAGCCGGTGATGCGCCCTTCGCAGCCCTCATCCTGAGGAGCGGCGAAGCCGCGTCTCGAAGGACGAGGGCGAAGCTCGCGGCCGCTGCTCGCAACCCTGCACGTCATTACCAGGCTTGACCTGGCAATGAGGGGCGTATGGCATGAGGGTAGTATGTCAGGGGGGCGAGGGAGCGCGAGGACGCGATGGCCGTCTATGTCGACGAGGCGATCTGGCACTGGCACGGCCGCAAGTGGTGCCACCTGCTCGCCGACAGCGAGGCGGAGCTGCATCGCTTCGCCTTTTCCCTCGGCGTCCAGCGCTCGTCGTATCAGGGGCCGCCGCGTACGGGAAAACCGCATTACGACCTGACCGCCTGGGAACGCAGCCGCGCGATCAGCCGCGGCGCCATCCCCTGCGACCGCCAGCAGATCATAGCCGTTCTGCGGCAGGTGCGGGGGCAGGTGCGGGGGCGGGCGCGCCCACTCGTCGCGGCAGCCGAAATGGCGGCCGGCTGATCCGGCGTCAGTAGCTCGCCGGCACGAACAGAGCGATGAGGTTGATGTTGTCGATCTCGACGTTTCCGCCCGCTTCCGTGCACATCAGGTTGACGGCGACGGGCCCGGCCGCCGCGACCGGCAGTGGACGCGTCAGGCTTGCCGTCACGTAGCCGGTGCCTTCGTTCAGGCTCGTGTTCAGTCCCGCCGTGGTGCCGTCGACGATGGTGCAGCCGTGGACGCTGCCCGGGTTGATGTGATGGGCATTGAAGCTGGCCGTTGCGACGACGGTTCCCGGCCCGGGCGCCGTGAGCGAGACCGAGAAGACGGTCTCGTAGGTGCCGGTGAGAGGGACCGGCGTGAGGGAGGAGGCCGAGGCGACGCCGGCCGGCTTCGCCGATCTGTGCAGGTGTTTCGCCCTGACGGTGTTCTTCCTGATCTTGGCGCCAGTCACCGCGTTCTTGCCGATGTCCCTCTTGCCGACACAGCCCTTGCAGGCGAGGTCGGTGGCGGTCTGGGCCACGGCGGGAGACCCGAGCCCGGCCAGGGCGACGGCGGCGGCGAACGCGATCCGGTGTCGTGCAGTCACGGGCATGGCTCGTATCGATCCCTCGATGGGACCGGATCCCCCTGGCGGTGGACGCATTGGAAATCCGGTCGGTTTCCCTAAAAAGCCGAGCGGTGATATGCGCGTCCGGTTTCATCGCGATGTCCGGCCTGTTTCGGTCCGGTTTCGGTCGGTAAACCTGCGGCCTCCGGTGCGGAGGCGTCTCATTTGCGCTCGCGCGCGGGGGCCGGCAGCGCTATCGTCCGCAGCCTGTTCGGCCAGTGCGGATCACCGGCATGATGCGTTTCCTGATCGCGATCCTCGCCGGCATCCTCGGCGCGGGCCTCGGGCTGGTCGCCGGCTGGTTCGTTGGCGAGTTCCTGGCATGGCTTTTCGAGGTCTCCTGCTTCGAGGGGGCCTGCGGCTATTTCGTCGGACTGATCGCCATCATCGGCGGGCTGGTCGGCCTTGTCGCCGGGCCCCTGATCGCGCTGGTCGCGGGGCGGCGACGCGCGGGCCGGGAGGCACCCGCGGATGCGGTGCCGGGCCGGGCAAGGGCGAAGACGGCGGGCCAGTTCGTCGGCGCGATCGCCGTGATCGTTGCCCTGGGGGCGGGGGGAACCTGGCTTTACGCCTGGCTCGCCGACGACAGCCTGGGCGGGCCGAACCGGGCGCCGCCGCAGCTGCACTACGAGATACGGTTTCCGGCCGGGACCGCATTGCCGGATACGGCGGCGGGCGTCGATGTCCAGCTCGACACCGAGAAGAACCAGGCATGGGGCGACCTGTTCGACGACTGGACCCGGCGGGACGGCGACCGGCCGATGATCGCCGGTTTCTTCGAGCTCTATTTCCGGGCAAGTTCCCGCGTGCTGTCGGTCAAGCTGCCCGAGGGGCCGCGCTACATCTTCGTGCTCAAGCTGCCGCGCGCGCCGGGGCAAATGGCGGCCTACACCGACTGGCATCCGGCCGATGCCGTCGACGAGGACGGCAGCGCGCAGCCGCGCGCGGCAAGCGGCCAGGAGGGTGTCGAGATCCGCTACCGTGTCGTCTACGCGGGCGAGGATTAGCGCGTTTCCGGTCGGAACGGCCGCCTGCAAGCCGGGCGGGTGCCTAGACGTTCAGCAGCAGGTATTCGCGTTCCCAGCTCGAGATGACGCGGTTGTAGAGCTGCCATTCGAGCCGCTTCACCTCCAGGAAGGCGTCGACGAAGCGGCTGCCGAGCACTTCGCGCAGGGCCTCGCTGGCCGACAGCATCACCAGCGCGTCGTGGTGGTGCAGCGGCAGGCCGAAGGGCAGGGTGTGGGCGTCGATGGTGACCACGGGGTCCGGATCGATCGTCTCGCGCAGCCCCAGCAGGCCACAGGCCAGCGTGGCGGCGAAGGCGATGTAGGGATTGGAATCGACGCCCGGCACCCGGTTCTCGACGCGGCGGGCGGATGGCGGCGAATCCGGCACGCGCAGGCCGCAGGTGCGGTTGTCGCGGCCCCAGTGGACGTTGATCGGGGCGTCGGATTCCAGCCGTATGCGCCGGAACGAGTTCACGTTCGGACAGAACAGCGGCATCGCCGAAGGCACGTAGCGCTGCAGGCCGGAAATGTAGTGGAACAGCGTCGGGGCGTCGTTGCCGTCGTCGTCGACGAAGATGTTGCGGCCGTTGTCCGCGCGCACGATCGACTGGTGCACGTGCATCGCCGAGCCCGGCTCGTTCTCGTGCGGCATCGCCATGAAGGTGGCGTACATGTCGTGCTTCAGCGCGGCCTTGCGCGCGGCGCGCTTGAACAGGAACACCTGGTCGGCCAGCTCCAGCGGGTCGCCGTGCAGGAAGTTCATCTCGAGCTGCGCCGGGCCGGCCTCGTGCGCCATCGTGCCGATCTCGATCCGCGACTCCTCGCAGTAGGCGTAGATTTCCTCGACGACGGGATCGAACTCGTTGGCCGCCTCGATGCCATAGGCCTGGCGGCCGGATTCCTTGCGCCCCGAGATGCCGACTGGCGTCGTCAGCGGAATGTCCGGATCGGTGGATTTCTCGACCAGATAGTATTCGAGCTCGGGGGCGACGATGGGCGTCAGGCCCTGGTCGGCATAGAGCTGCAGCACGCGCTTGAGCACCGAGCGCGGCGCGAAATCGACCAGCGTGCCGTCGTTGTAGGTCGTGTCGCAGATCACCTGCGCCGTCGGCTCCTGGTACCAGGGGACGATGCGGACCGTGCCGACATCGGGGATCGTGCGGATGTCCTGGTCGGTTTCCGACTGGATGCCGCCTTCCTCGGCCGGATCGCCGGTCACCGCCTGCAGCAGGATCGTCTCGGGCAGGCGCAGCCCCGAGTCCAGGTTGCGGATGAAATCCTCGCGCGGGACGATCTTGCCGCGCATCATGCCGGTCATGTCCGGCACCAGGCATTCGACCTCGTCGATATTGCGGCCGCGCAGCCAGCGCACGATATCGTCCTTGGTCTTCGGTGTTTCGCTTGGGTCGCTATCCATGGGAACTCCGGACGATTGATGACGCAGGCGGAAGGTTGCCCGCTCCGTCTTAGCCATGCCTCGGGGGAGCGGGCAAAGGAAATCTGCAGGCAAACGGATCAAAGGCCATGGGTTTCTATGTCGACAGGTTCGCGCCGCGGCTGACGCATCTGTGCTGCGGCAGCCGCCGGATCGCCGAGCAGCGCGGGCTGATCGTGCCGCAGGCCGAGGGCGTCGTCGTCGAGATCGGCTTCGGCTCCGGCCACAATCTCGGCTTCTATCGCAAGGGCAAGGTGACGCAGGTCGTCGGCGTGGAGCCGAATGCCGGCATGCTGCGGCTGGCCGACAGGAACCTGGCCGCCGCGCCCGTACCCGTCGAGTTTCACCAGGGGGTCGCCGAGGACCTGCCGCTGGAGACCCATTCGGCCGACACCGCCGTGCTGACCTACACGCTGTGCTCCGTCGCCGAGCCGGCGCGGGCGCTGTCCGAACTGAGGCGCGTGCTGAAGCCGTCGGGAAAGCTGCTGTTGCTGGAGCACGGTCGCTCGGACGAGCCCGGCGTGGCGCGCTGGCAAGACCGGCTCGATCCGTTCTGGACCGTCTGCGCCGCGGGCTGCCACCTCAACCGGCCGACCCGCCAGGCGGTGGAGGCGGCGGGCTTTTCGATCGAACAGCTCGACACCTTCTACCTGCGCGGCGCCCCGCACGTCCTCGGCTTCCATTCCCGCGGGATCGCCGTGCCGCGCTGAGGCGGGTGGCCGGGCTGTGGCGCTGGCCGGCCCCGCTTGCCGCATCGCGGGCTGCCCGCGCCGAAGGGCCGAATGGGTCCCGGATCAGGTCCGGGAACGGGGCTGTTCGCGGGGCACGCCCGCGCGCCCGATCACAGGCCGCGTGCTCCGGGCTTGACCCGGAGCCCAGGGGCGGGTGCCGACGGTGTACCCGGTCTGCACCCGTCCTCTGGACAAGAGCGATGGAAATCTACTATTAGGCTCGCACTGAAATAAGTTTCCAATAATTCGCATCGCTGAATGTGATATTGGAAAATAATTCCAAAGGCGCCGCCCATGCTCGACCGTATCGACCGCAAGATCCTGGCCGTCCTGCAGGAGGACTGCACCATGCCCGTCGCCGAGATCGGCAAGCGGGTGGGCCTGTCGACGACGCCATGCTGGCGGCGCATCCAGAAGCTGGAGGAGGAGGGCGTCATCCAGAAGCGGGTGGCGCTGGTCGATCCCAAAAAGGTGCGCGCCGGCGTCACCGTTTTCGTGGCGATCCGCACCAACCAGCACGCCGAGGAGTGGCTGGGGACGTTCGCCGACGCCGTCACCGACCTGCCGGAGGTGGTCGAGTTCTACCGGATGAGCGGCGACGTCGACTATCTGCTGCGCGTCGTCGTGCCCGACATCGAGCACTACGACATCTTCTACAAGAAGCTGATTTCGCGCGTGGCGCTGACCGACGTGTCGTCGAGCTTCGCCATGGAGCAGATCAAGTTTACCACCGCGCTGCCGCTGGAGTTCGCCGCCGAGGACGGGCGGTAGCGCGCGCCGGGATTCCGGAGACGCTCGGTCCGGCGGCACGGCCGTGGCTGATAGCAAGGCCGCATGGGTCCCGGATCACGTCCGGGACACGCGTTTGTTAGATTGGCACGGCCGTGCCCTAAACCAAGTCCGCGTGCTCCGGGCTCGACCCGGAGCCCATTTCGCGGTTCCCGGATCGCACCGCCGTTCCGTTCTGTACGTCATGCCCGGGCGTGACCCGGGCATCTGGTGCCACACGCCTGAGATTGCCGGGTCAGGCCCGGCAATGACGTAAAGAGGGGCTGCCGGAGCGGGTTGCCGTATTGGTCGCAATGCCGCGCCGGATCGAGGCGGCGTCCGGCTATTTCTGCAGGCGGGCGATCAGGCTCGAGGTGTCCCAGCGGTTGCCGTCCATGGCCTGGACGTCGGAATAGAACTGGTCGACCAGCGCGGTGACGGGCAGGTGGGCGCCGTTGCCGCGGGCCTCCTCGAGGCAGATCGACAGGTCCTTGCGCATCCAGTCGACGGCGAAGCCGAAATCGAACTTGCCGGCGGCCATGGTCGACCAGCGGTTCTCCATCTGC
This is a stretch of genomic DNA from Microbaculum marinisediminis. It encodes these proteins:
- a CDS encoding Lrp/AsnC family transcriptional regulator; the encoded protein is MLDRIDRKILAVLQEDCTMPVAEIGKRVGLSTTPCWRRIQKLEEEGVIQKRVALVDPKKVRAGVTVFVAIRTNQHAEEWLGTFADAVTDLPEVVEFYRMSGDVDYLLRVVVPDIEHYDIFYKKLISRVALTDVSSSFAMEQIKFTTALPLEFAAEDGR
- a CDS encoding DUF2849 domain-containing protein — translated: MAYASNFRVLTANRLADGRVVYLGDRDWTVDLGAARLVQTNADAEVAERAGREAVAARLVVEPYLIDVEAEDRGVQPVRLRERIRAGGPTTGNAVAGNAATGAARETA
- a CDS encoding DUF934 domain-containing protein; the protein is MADRFRRLGDDEALPETGSVLVPASRWQGLEGGEHRDGCEIGVELLPEDPVEDLVPHRERIAMIALNFPAFTDGRAYSSARLLRERFGFTREIRATGDILLDQIPFMLRCGFSAFAISHGPTRRALADGHWPEVPIYLQPVGRQEAPGTRPWMRLSR
- a CDS encoding glutamine synthetase family protein — encoded protein: MDSDPSETPKTKDDIVRWLRGRNIDEVECLVPDMTGMMRGKIVPREDFIRNLDSGLRLPETILLQAVTGDPAEEGGIQSETDQDIRTIPDVGTVRIVPWYQEPTAQVICDTTYNDGTLVDFAPRSVLKRVLQLYADQGLTPIVAPELEYYLVEKSTDPDIPLTTPVGISGRKESGRQAYGIEAANEFDPVVEEIYAYCEESRIEIGTMAHEAGPAQLEMNFLHGDPLELADQVFLFKRAARKAALKHDMYATFMAMPHENEPGSAMHVHQSIVRADNGRNIFVDDDGNDAPTLFHYISGLQRYVPSAMPLFCPNVNSFRRIRLESDAPINVHWGRDNRTCGLRVPDSPPSARRVENRVPGVDSNPYIAFAATLACGLLGLRETIDPDPVVTIDAHTLPFGLPLHHHDALVMLSASEALREVLGSRFVDAFLEVKRLEWQLYNRVISSWEREYLLLNV
- a CDS encoding nitrite/sulfite reductase, encoding MYRYDEFDHAFVRDRLEQFRDQVNRRLAGDLTEEQFKPLRLMNGVYLQLHAYMLRIAIPYGTLSARQLRKLAHVARTYDKGYGHFTTRQNLQLHWPRLEDIPTILEELAEVEMHAIQTSGNCIRNVTTDHFAGAAADEVADPRPWAEIVRQWSSLHPEFSFLPRKFKVAVTAAARDRAAIRVHDIGLELRRGPDGGIGFRVFVGGGLGRTPMVGREIRDFVPENALLAYLEAILRVYNRYGRRDNKFKARIKILVHERGIEEIRAGVEAEFETLRGGALDVPAEARERIAAYFAPPAFADLPARSAALEAAWKADPTFGRWIARNTHPHKVPGYVSATISLKPVGGVPGDATAAQMDAVADLAERYGFDEIRVSHEQNLILPHVRKDDLRAVYDGLVAAGLATGNAGFATDIIACPGLDYCALANARSIPIAQRLSERFADADRQAEIGDLSLKISGCINACGHHHVGHIGILGVDRKGEEFYQITLGGAPGGEIAGAGSGVGESGGAEIGGADAAIGEIVGKGFSADDVVDAVETIVDTYLTLREGREETFLAAWRRLGNAPFQEALYGGRS
- a CDS encoding class I SAM-dependent methyltransferase yields the protein MGFYVDRFAPRLTHLCCGSRRIAEQRGLIVPQAEGVVVEIGFGSGHNLGFYRKGKVTQVVGVEPNAGMLRLADRNLAAAPVPVEFHQGVAEDLPLETHSADTAVLTYTLCSVAEPARALSELRRVLKPSGKLLLLEHGRSDEPGVARWQDRLDPFWTVCAAGCHLNRPTRQAVEAAGFSIEQLDTFYLRGAPHVLGFHSRGIAVPR
- a CDS encoding phosphoadenylyl-sulfate reductase, which produces MVDDPNPEQASGGRNGATPGRAAWPEAASLEAAALDRLFAGASAEDLIAYAVRDLAPGRAAVVSSFGADSVVLLHLVSRVAPDTPVLFIDTAKHFAETLAYRDTLAERLGLVDIRSVTPQPGRLAALDPDGDLHRRDADLCCRIRKQEPLETALAGFDLWINGRRRDQTADREAMPLVERDGDRLKINPLAGWAASEIAAYRTIHALPRHPLSAKGYLSVGCAPCTSPVADDEDARAGRWRGRDKTECGIHIARNGETVRVLRPVRGRGQDGDGVPGHKS
- a CDS encoding DUF4031 domain-containing protein; translated protein: MAVYVDEAIWHWHGRKWCHLLADSEAELHRFAFSLGVQRSSYQGPPRTGKPHYDLTAWERSRAISRGAIPCDRQQIIAVLRQVRGQVRGRARPLVAAAEMAAG
- a CDS encoding NAD(P)/FAD-dependent oxidoreductase, which encodes MTDTISTDVAIIGAGPVGLFAVFELGLLDMKCHLIDILDKPGGQCAELYPEKPIYDIPAWPVISGQELTDKLMEQIEPFGPTFHYGHMVERLERLPDGGFRVGTDQGLVIEAKVVVIAAGGGSFQPKRPPIGGIEAYEGTSVFYSVRQMEAFRDANLVIVGGGDSALDWTLSLQPIARRVTLIHRRDAFRAAPDSVNKMRALVEAGEMDLVLGQVTDLKGESGQLREITVTDLEKAERVIACDRMLPFFGLTMKLGPVADWGINLHENLIPVDTEKFETSEPGIFAIGDINWYPGKLKLILSGFHEGALMAQAAYRIVYPDKRLVFQYTTSSTSLQKKLGVAG